A genomic window from Archaeoglobus profundus DSM 5631 includes:
- a CDS encoding twin-arginine translocase TatA/TatE family subunit produces MLGWGELAIIVVLAVILLGPDKLADLARTLGRIYGEYQKAKRQLELELLYGYEIPTKEKLEEIAKKKMSEITSDFIKNVETVNNLDKLNKP; encoded by the coding sequence ATGCTTGGATGGGGCGAACTCGCCATAATTGTCGTCTTAGCTGTAATACTCTTAGGTCCTGACAAGCTGGCAGATTTAGCCAGAACCTTGGGTAGAATTTATGGAGAGTATCAAAAAGCGAAAAGACAGCTTGAACTCGAACTGCTATACGGTTACGAGATTCCAACTAAGGAGAAGCTCGAAGAGATTGCGAAAAAGAAGATGAGTGAAATTACATCTGACTTTATAAAAAACGTTGAAACTGTAAACAATTTAGATAAACTTAACAAGCCTTAA
- the tatA gene encoding twin-arginine translocase TatA/TatE family subunit, which translates to MLGGLGPNELLLILIIVFLLFGASKLPELARSLGKAKAEFKKAEREAELELVEFERQIREGKYQRDKLEKMAKDLGVETEGKSDEELVKDIRDVIREKSEP; encoded by the coding sequence ATGTTGGGAGGTCTTGGTCCTAACGAGTTACTCCTAATACTGATAATAGTATTCCTGCTCTTCGGTGCATCGAAGCTCCCAGAGCTAGCAAGGAGCTTAGGTAAAGCTAAAGCGGAATTCAAGAAGGCTGAAAGGGAAGCCGAGCTAGAGCTTGTAGAATTTGAAAGACAGATTAGAGAAGGAAAGTATCAGAGAGATAAGCTTGAAAAGATGGCAAAGGATTTAGGTGTTGAGACTGAAGGAAAAAGCGATGAAGAACTTGTAAAGGATATAAGAGACGTAATAAGGGAAAAATCGGAGCCATAA
- a CDS encoding translation initiation factor IF-5A, translating to MKVQAEVRQLKEGGYIVIDDEPCEIVSISVSKSGKHGAAKARIEAIGLFDGQKRSIVQPVTAKVYVPIVERKRAQVLSVVGNVAQLMDLETYETFELQIPEELKDKIEPGKEVVYIESLGKRKIVER from the coding sequence ATGAAAGTGCAAGCTGAAGTCAGGCAGCTCAAAGAAGGTGGTTACATAGTCATAGACGACGAGCCTTGCGAAATTGTAAGCATTTCTGTTAGCAAATCAGGTAAACACGGTGCTGCTAAAGCGAGAATTGAAGCCATAGGTCTTTTCGATGGTCAAAAGAGGAGCATAGTTCAGCCAGTAACAGCGAAGGTATATGTGCCAATAGTTGAGAGGAAGAGGGCCCAAGTTTTGAGCGTCGTTGGTAACGTGGCACAGCTCATGGACTTAGAAACATACGAAACATTTGAACTTCAAATCCCAGAGGAACTTAAGGACAAGATCGAACCCGGAAAGGAAGTAGTATACATAGAATCTTTAGGGAAGAGGAAGATCGTCGAAAGGTAA
- the speB gene encoding agmatinase, with translation MHIDSFFSLSNSDLDSAEFVVAGIPYDRSQSFLPGSRFAPNAIRIASWNLESYSSIFDVDLDLLRICDAGNINVDGDFNVVLKNVENFVSKVKDKVLISLGGEHTVSYAVVRALGNDFCYLVIDAHLDLRESFDNDPYNHACTCRRISELGIDIIYLGARSYTKEELEFARYKNFKIFKPFNFKIDELEDVLSSYDKVYLSIDVDGFDPSFAPGVSTPEPFGLNPTITLEIFRRFSEKIVAMDLVEVVPDDNYVTPMLCARIIFEFLASKSLSSTEKL, from the coding sequence ATGCACATAGATTCTTTCTTCTCACTATCGAATTCGGATCTTGATTCAGCTGAGTTCGTAGTAGCTGGCATACCCTACGACAGATCCCAGTCCTTCTTACCCGGTTCGAGGTTTGCTCCCAACGCTATAAGAATTGCAAGCTGGAATTTAGAAAGTTACTCTTCGATATTCGATGTCGATTTAGATTTACTGAGAATTTGCGATGCTGGAAATATCAATGTCGATGGAGACTTTAACGTCGTTCTGAAAAATGTTGAGAATTTTGTCTCAAAAGTTAAAGATAAAGTTTTGATTTCATTGGGTGGAGAACATACGGTCAGTTACGCCGTTGTTAGGGCGTTGGGTAACGACTTCTGTTATCTCGTCATAGACGCACATCTCGATCTGAGAGAATCTTTCGATAACGATCCATACAACCACGCATGCACGTGCAGAAGAATCTCCGAGCTCGGAATAGATATAATTTATTTGGGAGCTAGAAGCTATACCAAAGAGGAGCTAGAATTTGCTAGATATAAAAATTTCAAGATATTTAAGCCATTCAATTTTAAGATTGATGAACTTGAAGATGTTTTAAGCTCCTACGACAAGGTATACTTATCAATAGATGTTGACGGATTTGATCCCTCATTTGCTCCGGGAGTATCTACTCCTGAACCTTTCGGCTTAAATCCGACAATAACGCTTGAAATATTCAGAAGGTTTTCTGAAAAGATAGTAGCTATGGATCTTGTCGAAGTTGTGCCAGATGATAACTACGTGACGCCCATGCTCTGTGCTAGAATAATCTTTGAATTCCTAGCTTCGAAAAGTTTATCATCTACGGAAAAACTTTGA
- a CDS encoding Clp1/GlmU family protein, whose protein sequence is MLVEKDTTLLIEGYAEVNVKGEAEVFGYRVKRLEVEKGKIIPLYILEDSEVEVTGNYIAVKGSTIPKSWDELVELIEQEDYKKIVLFGETDSGKSSLATYLANKLKGGKWIVDLDIGQADVAHPCAMGFGYTEGGITSISQVEMEDGFFVGVVSPTGKESRCLQGVANVFQKLEEKEGYIIVDTTGWVRGKKARAYKLAKLEIINPDLIVCFGDVPYYLKDFNVFKVDSFVLKKRSREIRSEIRSRIYQKWLEGSEVRKFKVGEVELGNTTLFKGEQIEFLEGVLDAKVLFAEKGYDFLNVCVEEEVNVGLELIKALLDVYDVKDVCIFSIDQLKGLLVGLYNERYLGCGLLRDIDIGSREIEVETPVKDDVRKIEFGEIKLESFKEVAVRVP, encoded by the coding sequence ATGCTCGTTGAGAAAGACACGACACTGCTCATAGAAGGCTACGCTGAAGTAAACGTTAAAGGTGAAGCTGAGGTATTCGGTTACAGAGTTAAAAGGCTTGAAGTTGAAAAGGGAAAAATTATCCCATTATACATATTAGAGGACTCTGAAGTCGAAGTTACTGGAAATTACATAGCCGTTAAGGGTTCTACAATTCCAAAGAGTTGGGATGAACTTGTTGAGTTAATAGAGCAGGAGGACTACAAGAAAATTGTACTATTCGGCGAAACTGATTCTGGCAAGAGTTCTCTCGCTACTTACCTAGCAAACAAGCTTAAAGGGGGAAAGTGGATAGTCGATTTGGATATAGGGCAAGCAGATGTTGCTCATCCTTGCGCTATGGGGTTTGGATATACAGAGGGAGGAATAACCTCCATCTCCCAAGTTGAGATGGAGGATGGGTTTTTCGTGGGTGTTGTCAGTCCCACCGGTAAGGAATCGAGATGTCTCCAAGGTGTTGCGAACGTTTTTCAAAAGTTAGAGGAAAAAGAGGGGTACATCATAGTGGATACGACGGGATGGGTGAGGGGTAAGAAGGCTAGAGCTTACAAGCTTGCTAAGTTAGAGATAATAAATCCTGATTTGATAGTTTGTTTTGGTGACGTACCATACTACCTTAAAGATTTCAATGTTTTCAAGGTAGATTCTTTTGTTCTAAAGAAGAGGAGCAGAGAAATCAGGAGCGAGATAAGAAGCAGGATATATCAGAAATGGCTTGAAGGTAGCGAGGTAAGGAAATTCAAAGTTGGAGAAGTCGAACTTGGAAACACTACACTCTTTAAAGGTGAGCAGATCGAGTTTTTGGAAGGGGTTCTCGATGCAAAGGTTCTCTTTGCAGAGAAGGGCTACGACTTCCTTAACGTATGCGTTGAAGAAGAGGTAAACGTTGGTTTGGAGCTAATAAAGGCTCTACTGGATGTCTATGATGTGAAGGATGTCTGCATATTCTCTATAGATCAGCTGAAGGGTTTGCTAGTGGGTTTGTACAACGAGAGGTACTTGGGATGCGGTTTGCTTAGGGACATAGACATAGGAAGCAGGGAAATAGAAGTAGAGACCCCTGTCAAAGACGATGTTAGAAAAATAGAGTTCGGAGAGATAAAGCTTGAAAGCTTTAAGGAAGTTGCCGTAAGAGTTCCCTAA
- the purD gene encoding phosphoribosylamine--glycine ligase has translation MKVLVVDAGGRGNAIAHAFSRSEKVKEVFVAPGNAGSDFFPKCRHVEEVPSIRAIDEIVKFAKKNEVDLVYIGPEEPLSLGLVDRLEEEGIPAVGPKKEATILESSKCWCKDFLKKIGVPIPEYRNFNDPESAKEYAKEMFESGKKVVVKADGLAAGKGVFVCDSLDEAFFAIDEIMVRKRFGDAGNRIVIEERLYGIEVAFTAITDGETVKPFGHARDYKRAFDPDDIDGMREFYIGFFKKFITKAEAEKLYKEGKLLNPNTGGMGAVSPHPKLNEEIENKIMEMVVEPVIREFKRLEGKTFKGVLYPVIMLVEENGELIPKVLEINVRDCDPGAEAKLPRLETDMADIAWAVINEELEDVDVRFSSDYCVAVCAVSGALKGREGLKPGYPADHYTSQPIEGLEEAMKEAIIYANGIAKPNGYVTTGGRVLTVVGRGRTLEEARERAYRALSKIRFPGMRYRKTIGLDVPD, from the coding sequence ATGAAGGTTCTCGTTGTGGATGCTGGTGGTAGGGGTAATGCAATAGCTCATGCATTCTCAAGAAGCGAAAAGGTCAAAGAAGTCTTCGTAGCACCGGGAAACGCTGGTAGCGACTTCTTTCCTAAATGTAGGCATGTTGAAGAAGTTCCTTCAATAAGGGCAATTGATGAGATAGTGAAATTCGCAAAGAAAAATGAGGTTGATCTGGTTTACATAGGTCCAGAGGAACCTTTGAGCTTGGGCTTGGTAGATAGGCTTGAGGAGGAAGGTATTCCAGCCGTAGGACCCAAGAAGGAAGCTACGATACTCGAATCTAGTAAGTGTTGGTGTAAGGATTTTCTGAAGAAGATAGGAGTACCAATCCCCGAATACAGGAACTTCAACGATCCTGAGAGCGCTAAAGAGTATGCCAAGGAAATGTTCGAAAGTGGAAAGAAAGTTGTTGTAAAGGCCGATGGACTTGCGGCAGGTAAGGGAGTCTTTGTTTGTGACAGCTTGGATGAAGCGTTCTTTGCAATAGATGAAATAATGGTTAGGAAGAGGTTTGGAGATGCTGGAAACAGGATCGTTATAGAGGAGAGACTCTACGGCATAGAAGTTGCCTTTACCGCTATAACCGATGGAGAGACAGTCAAACCGTTTGGACATGCCAGAGATTATAAGAGAGCATTCGATCCAGACGATATAGATGGTATGAGGGAGTTTTACATAGGCTTCTTCAAGAAGTTTATAACGAAGGCTGAGGCTGAAAAGCTATACAAAGAGGGAAAGTTGCTGAATCCGAACACTGGAGGGATGGGCGCAGTTTCACCACATCCAAAGCTGAATGAGGAGATTGAGAACAAAATCATGGAGATGGTCGTGGAGCCAGTAATAAGAGAGTTCAAGCGGTTGGAGGGCAAAACTTTCAAAGGAGTGCTGTATCCTGTCATAATGCTCGTTGAAGAGAATGGTGAGCTAATACCCAAGGTTTTGGAGATCAACGTGAGAGATTGCGATCCAGGCGCTGAGGCAAAGCTTCCTCGACTTGAAACGGATATGGCTGACATAGCTTGGGCTGTTATAAACGAAGAGCTTGAGGATGTTGATGTTAGATTCAGTTCCGATTACTGCGTTGCAGTCTGTGCTGTAAGCGGTGCCTTGAAAGGTAGAGAGGGACTGAAGCCTGGCTATCCTGCAGACCACTACACGAGTCAGCCAATAGAAGGTTTGGAGGAGGCTATGAAAGAAGCTATAATCTATGCAAACGGCATAGCGAAGCCCAACGGTTACGTAACCACTGGCGGTAGAGTTTTGACAGTCGTTGGAAGAGGTAGGACGCTTGAAGAAGCGAGGGAGAGAGCTTACAGAGCATTGTCAAAGATAAGATTCCCGGGTATGAGGTACAGAAAAACAATAGGTTTAGATGTACCAGATTAG
- a CDS encoding FKBP-type peptidyl-prolyl cis-trans isomerase — translation MPIEKGDIVRIAYTAKLEDGTVIDTTDEKIAKEFGIYSEDYRYGDVYVIVGERNVVEGFEEDLIGKEVGYKGTVKVPPEKAFGEYDPEKKEVISIARLKEKPRPGDRIKVGDRVGVVERVIGRRAIIDFNHPLAGKSIIFEYEIKEKVEDIAKKIEAIFMIYTGMEVKAKVEGKKAIVEVPRNFHFVPYAPLNKVSALARIFKYLDIEEVEIVERHKKAEVPSFEEVKEEKAEEKEEKTEKTEAEAKEEKTEEKGKTEDELKAEIIPEDVKS, via the coding sequence ATGCCAATCGAGAAGGGGGACATAGTCAGGATAGCCTACACTGCAAAGCTCGAAGACGGGACTGTCATAGATACGACTGACGAAAAGATAGCAAAAGAGTTCGGAATTTACAGCGAAGACTACCGCTACGGAGATGTTTACGTGATAGTTGGGGAGAGAAACGTTGTTGAGGGTTTTGAAGAGGATTTGATTGGTAAGGAAGTAGGATACAAGGGAACTGTAAAAGTCCCACCAGAGAAAGCTTTTGGAGAGTACGATCCAGAGAAGAAGGAAGTTATAAGCATAGCAAGGCTGAAAGAGAAGCCGAGACCGGGAGACAGGATTAAAGTTGGAGATAGAGTCGGTGTAGTTGAGAGAGTTATAGGGAGAAGAGCTATAATCGATTTCAACCATCCCTTAGCTGGAAAGTCAATAATTTTCGAATATGAGATCAAGGAGAAAGTAGAGGATATAGCGAAGAAAATAGAGGCAATCTTCATGATCTACACTGGAATGGAGGTAAAAGCAAAAGTTGAGGGTAAGAAGGCGATAGTTGAAGTTCCAAGAAACTTCCACTTCGTTCCTTACGCACCGCTTAACAAGGTTTCAGCTCTGGCAAGGATATTCAAGTATTTGGACATAGAGGAGGTAGAAATAGTTGAGAGACATAAGAAAGCAGAAGTTCCGAGCTTTGAGGAAGTAAAGGAGGAAAAGGCGGAGGAGAAAGAGGAGAAAACGGAAAAGACAGAAGCTGAAGCAAAAGAAGAAAAGACTGAAGAAAAGGGGAAAACAGAAGATGAGTTGAAGGCTGAGATAATTCCTGAAGATGTCAAGAGTTAA
- a CDS encoding DUF4234 domain-containing protein yields MATIDQIEEYVRKREFTDYIMPLWLPFLPLIIVLSSFFWFMIILYLHDQSLNGYRVELSGREDAVIYSALPIYVILVILATAINVYVVYKWVWRRNEHFKRQKLLFNSIKDFLKSKGFDVARLESICMEIDVEENVKNAVLWALIQFVPYIGGFLLIYVYHFLNKDFYRHERREDHFLGALSSILARRGFDFSYTRYNPIPDRSTILYFVLSLITFGLFGLYWVYTLTKDPNEHFIEHRRWEDQLLNVLRRL; encoded by the coding sequence ATGGCTACTATAGATCAAATTGAAGAGTATGTCAGAAAGAGAGAATTCACAGATTACATAATGCCACTATGGCTACCATTTCTACCGCTGATAATCGTTCTTTCCTCATTCTTCTGGTTCATGATAATACTGTATCTTCACGATCAAAGCTTGAACGGTTACAGAGTTGAGTTATCTGGTCGTGAGGATGCTGTTATTTACAGTGCACTACCAATTTACGTTATCTTGGTCATACTTGCAACCGCCATAAATGTCTACGTTGTTTACAAGTGGGTTTGGAGGAGAAATGAGCACTTTAAGAGACAAAAGCTGTTGTTTAACTCAATTAAGGACTTCCTAAAGTCCAAGGGATTTGATGTCGCAAGGCTGGAATCGATATGTATGGAGATTGATGTCGAAGAGAATGTGAAAAATGCAGTTCTCTGGGCTCTAATACAGTTCGTACCCTACATCGGTGGATTTCTGCTGATATACGTTTACCACTTCTTGAATAAAGATTTTTACAGACACGAGAGAAGGGAGGATCATTTCTTGGGTGCTCTGTCATCGATCCTAGCTAGGAGAGGTTTTGACTTCAGCTATACGAGGTATAACCCCATACCGGACAGGAGCACAATTCTATACTTCGTCCTATCTTTGATAACTTTTGGTCTTTTCGGCCTTTATTGGGTATATACATTGACAAAGGATCCTAATGAGCATTTCATCGAACACAGACGTTGGGAAGATCAGCTGTTGAACGTTTTGAGAAGGCTTTGA
- a CDS encoding UPF0179 family protein — MDVNKIITLCGKDWAKVGMEFIFLGGKQECENCRLKNICLRLREGAKYKIVGLRNGEIHECPLHDEGVVAVEVVELPIMALIDSKVAVEGAKIRFEKRCDNLDCELYNLCNPLELKDGDSVIVKAIVGDPPIQCPKGYSLKIVELEGSNA, encoded by the coding sequence ATGGACGTGAACAAGATCATCACATTATGTGGTAAGGATTGGGCTAAAGTCGGAATGGAGTTCATATTTCTCGGAGGTAAGCAGGAATGCGAAAACTGCAGGCTTAAAAACATATGTTTAAGGCTTAGAGAAGGTGCAAAATACAAGATTGTTGGACTAAGGAACGGAGAGATACATGAATGTCCTTTGCATGATGAAGGCGTCGTGGCAGTAGAAGTGGTTGAACTGCCCATAATGGCTCTAATCGATTCGAAAGTTGCAGTTGAGGGAGCCAAGATAAGGTTTGAGAAGAGGTGTGACAACCTAGACTGCGAACTATACAACCTCTGTAATCCGCTCGAATTAAAGGATGGGGACAGTGTAATTGTTAAAGCTATAGTGGGTGATCCTCCAATTCAATGCCCCAAGGGATACAGCTTAAAGATTGTTGAACTTGAAGGGAGTAACGCTTAA
- a CDS encoding DUF523 domain-containing protein — MMIVSACLLGLNCRYDGGNVKNAELVERLRDACVIPVCPEQLGGLPTPRESCEIMGGDGFDVLKGKAVVLSRSGVDYTENFVKGANEVLKIVRTFEVELAIFKDLSPSCGVRRIYDGSFGGKTKVGVGVTTALLKLNGVDVIAVEEFLNKE; from the coding sequence ATTATGATCGTAAGTGCCTGCCTGTTAGGTCTAAACTGCAGATACGACGGAGGCAATGTTAAGAACGCTGAGCTTGTAGAAAGACTTAGAGATGCCTGTGTGATTCCAGTGTGTCCAGAGCAGTTGGGTGGGCTACCGACTCCAAGAGAAAGTTGTGAGATCATGGGTGGTGACGGATTCGACGTTTTGAAGGGAAAAGCTGTAGTTTTATCAAGGAGCGGTGTAGATTACACCGAAAACTTCGTTAAAGGCGCTAATGAGGTTTTAAAAATCGTTAGAACTTTTGAAGTTGAGCTTGCAATCTTCAAAGATTTAAGCCCATCTTGTGGTGTCAGAAGAATATACGATGGCTCTTTCGGTGGGAAAACCAAGGTAGGGGTTGGAGTTACCACAGCTCTACTAAAACTCAACGGAGTTGATGTCATTGCAGTAGAAGAATTCTTAAATAAGGAGTGA
- a CDS encoding chloride channel protein, whose product MVLRPPFILSDFVKITLIGVFVGVIAGIGAIIFHAMLELSTHYFLGFAGFRPPDVSGEWSQPDPLKLLLVMTLGGLVCGLIVYTFAPEAEGHGTDEAIKAFHKKGGEVRARVPIIKMIASAITIGTGGSAGREGPIAQISAGYGSIVAKILKLTPRERRIALAVGIGAGVGSIFKAPLGGAILSAEILYKRDFETEALVPSLIASIVGYTIFCAYDGYKPTFMFPEVHILAHHIPFFILEGLICGVIGIIYVITFYKTRGLFSKFFKMYNLPYILKPASGALIACLVVVAVAKIYNPIAGYGALGMGYNFLQLAMLGLLPLSVMIVLAFVKIIATSLTIGSGGSGGVFAPGLVIGGMVGGAVGLIFHSIFPEFVTLDVVPAFVAVGMIALFGGISKAPISVLIMICEMTKNYELLLPGMAAVAVSYVVTGDYTIYSEQVNTRIDSPAHRYEMAIDLLEEVKVKDAMTRDVMTVTPDQTVGEVFRLIERTGHMGFPVLEDGKLIGIITFEDIERVPLEERTKTKVRDVMTPNPITASPDDDLKSALEKMVIRGVGRLPVVENGRLVGIITKGDIIKAYVRIKRKLGII is encoded by the coding sequence ATGGTGCTAAGACCACCCTTCATTCTCAGCGACTTCGTAAAGATTACCTTGATCGGTGTCTTCGTTGGAGTAATCGCTGGAATTGGTGCAATAATATTCCATGCAATGCTCGAACTTTCAACCCATTACTTTCTAGGCTTCGCTGGATTTAGACCACCAGACGTTAGTGGCGAATGGAGTCAACCAGATCCGCTTAAACTACTACTTGTAATGACTCTTGGAGGTTTGGTGTGTGGTCTAATCGTTTACACATTTGCTCCAGAAGCTGAGGGACACGGAACGGATGAGGCGATAAAAGCTTTTCACAAGAAGGGTGGTGAAGTTAGAGCGAGAGTACCGATAATAAAAATGATAGCATCCGCTATTACGATAGGCACTGGAGGTAGTGCTGGAAGAGAAGGCCCAATAGCTCAAATTTCTGCTGGGTACGGTTCAATAGTCGCAAAAATTCTTAAACTTACTCCGAGAGAAAGAAGGATTGCTTTAGCTGTCGGAATAGGTGCTGGAGTTGGTAGCATATTTAAGGCACCTTTGGGAGGAGCGATACTATCCGCTGAAATTCTTTACAAGAGGGATTTCGAGACTGAAGCCTTAGTTCCCTCACTAATAGCTTCAATCGTAGGTTACACCATATTTTGTGCATATGACGGGTATAAACCAACTTTCATGTTTCCTGAAGTACACATACTCGCTCACCACATTCCATTTTTCATCCTTGAAGGATTGATCTGCGGTGTCATTGGAATAATTTATGTTATAACTTTCTACAAGACGAGAGGACTTTTTTCAAAATTCTTTAAGATGTACAACCTACCTTACATCCTTAAACCCGCTTCGGGAGCATTGATTGCTTGCTTGGTTGTTGTAGCTGTAGCAAAGATTTACAACCCCATCGCTGGGTATGGTGCATTGGGAATGGGCTACAACTTTTTACAGCTTGCCATGTTAGGCCTTCTACCCTTGAGCGTCATGATAGTCTTAGCTTTTGTTAAGATAATTGCTACATCTTTAACCATTGGTTCTGGAGGGAGTGGTGGTGTTTTTGCTCCTGGATTGGTTATTGGTGGGATGGTTGGAGGAGCTGTAGGCTTAATCTTTCACAGTATCTTTCCAGAATTTGTAACTTTGGATGTCGTCCCCGCTTTCGTTGCAGTAGGTATGATAGCTCTCTTTGGTGGAATATCCAAAGCTCCGATTTCCGTACTAATTATGATCTGCGAGATGACCAAAAACTACGAGCTACTACTTCCCGGGATGGCTGCTGTAGCGGTATCTTACGTTGTAACTGGCGATTACACCATTTACTCGGAGCAGGTGAACACGAGAATAGATAGCCCGGCACACAGGTACGAAATGGCAATAGACCTTCTCGAAGAAGTTAAGGTCAAAGATGCTATGACTAGAGATGTTATGACTGTTACTCCAGATCAAACTGTTGGAGAAGTCTTCAGACTAATAGAAAGAACTGGACACATGGGATTTCCCGTTCTTGAAGACGGGAAGCTCATTGGGATAATAACTTTCGAGGATATCGAAAGAGTGCCCTTGGAGGAAAGAACAAAAACTAAGGTTAGAGATGTGATGACACCAAATCCTATCACTGCAAGTCCTGACGATGATCTCAAGTCTGCTTTGGAAAAGATGGTCATCAGAGGAGTAGGCAGACTACCAGTAGTTGAAAATGGCAGGCTCGTTGGAATAATTACAAAGGGAGATATAATAAAAGCTTACGTCAGAATAAAAAGAAAACTTGGAATAATTTAG